The nucleotide window tagaaaaagtgTCCTGTATAAGAgactttttgtatagaaaaagtgtcttggtacaagagactttttgtatagaaaaagtgtcttggtacaagagactttttgtatagaaaaagtgtctcggcacaagagactttttctatagaaaaggtgtcTCGGCACAagatactttttctatagaaaaagtgtctcggtacaagagactttttctatagaaaaagtgtctcggtacaagagactttttctatagaaaaagtgtctcggtacaagagactttttctatagaaaaagtgtctcggtacaagagactttttctatagaaaaagtgtctcggtacaagagactttttctatagaaaaagtgtctcggtacatgagactttttctatagaaaaagtgtctcggtacaagagactttttctatagaaaaagtgtctcggtacaagagacttattctttttaagaagtgtctcggtacaagagacttatTCTTTTTAAGAAGTGTCTCGGTACCAGAGACTATTTCTATAGCAAGTTTTCTCTGGACaagaaatttttctttagaaaaatgtctctGGAAAAGAAacttttgctatagaaaaatgtctctgtacaagagactttttctaagGAAAAAACTGTCTCTGTATAAAAAAAGTATCTATGAATGTATAAAAGACTTTTGAATTGTACTTGCACAAGAGACTTGAtcaatagaaaatgtttattttacagATACACTCTATAGAAATTCTATTATAAATTTAAGTCTAAATCATAATTTTGAACtactaatttataaaattaatttctgaaatttcaaaatccgaATTTTCCATGCCTGACTTAAATACTAACTTTTGCAAAAGATGTTAGTTGAATTTTGAAACGTTTAACAACACTGTAGATAAAAACggtactttatttttttgttaacgaAAAAACAAGCGTCACTATACAAGAATCAGTTTAACTAGAAAAGCGTTGCTTGTACAGATTCACATTATTtggctaattttattttaaatttaagtagtGTTGACTgcctcaaatatttaaatatataaaataatagtaTATGGacgaaaaagtaaaaattttgttattttaaacaaaagtgtCTCTGTACAtgagacttttctataaaaagtgtctttattcaaaaaacaagatactatttctatagaaaaaagggtctgtgtaaaataaactttttctttaatatccACTATAATGTCATATTATTATCAAATGTGTTTTCCTATATTCTACTCAGCTGCCCACTTCAAAAGATCAAAAAATTTCTGGAGTATTGGATCAGACTTTTAAATAACTTGGCAATAAACAAAAGCTGCCATTTggaacaatttccaaaaaaatattcaaagacatACAGTATTGGGAAGTAACTAACCGACACCACCTACTAAAAAGTAAgttttcaaaagttttataattattaatttaaagaaaagtgtctctgTACAAGAAGCCAgagaatttttctattgaaaaagtgTCTCTGTACAAGAAAAAGTATCTATTTTTAGagactatttttataaaaaagaagtgTCTAGTTAccagagactttttctattgaaaaagtgTCTCTGTACCAAtagacatttttatagaaaaagtgtctcgtttccagagactttttctattgaaaaagtgTCTCTGTACCAGGAGACTTTTTTATAGAAGTGCCTCTATAcaagaaacttttctataacaaaaGTGTCTCTGTACAagaggctttttctatagaaaagtgtttcggtacaagagactttttctattgaaaaagtgTCTCTGTACCAAGagacttttatatagaaaaagtgtctagGTACTAGATactctttctatagaaaaaatgtctcTGTACAagaggctttttctatagaaaaggtgtcTCGGTaccagacactttttctattgCAAAAGTTTTTCGGAaccaaaaatttctgaaatatggttagaaatttctgaaaaacaattagaaaattctgaaatataattgaaaatttctcaaatataattgatatttctgaaaaataattagaattttctgaaatataatttaaaatttctgaaatgtaattagaattttctgaaatataactagaaatttttgaaatacaattggaattgCTGTAGACTGAAGACTAGAATATTTATCTAAacctaaaaatagattttttaacaaaatgtattttacattatataacatttattttttttattttaaaatttacgatatATTTTTAGATGTTTTCATTAGTAAAATTTGACAATGACAAGCTTTCAATTGTGAATTCAAAAAAGGTGGATAAAATAATTAAAGGGACATGCGTCGTAAAATACAATGGTGGAAAATATGCGGCGCTACTTGTTGCTCAAAATGGTATGTACAgacttttaatgtttttttatgttaagGCATGTATAatgcaaataatttatatgtatgatATACTTAAgtactatatatgtataagttacTCTATCCACAATCACATGGCAAACATGAAACATCAGATACTAAATCTATAATTGCAAAACGTAATTTAAATAGccatattatctttattttatttagatgaAAAATCATACCTcctagatttaaaaataaaaaaggaaagtATTTCAAAACCTATACTCCAATCAAAAATCAAACATGAAGGAGTACAACCGTCCCATAATATTTCGACATCTTCCAATTTGAATTCATCTCCATCGCCAAAAAATACTTCTCCGAAAAAcgataatttaaaatgtaaagtaAATGACAAATTAACTCTTGTGTTGGAacacaataaaaatatgtaccCTTCCGAGACATTAAATATTGTAACGGAAGCATGCCGCGATAAAAAGTCTTTAGATGAATTCAACGCCATTCAAACGcctcaaaaagaaaattttacaccACCTGTATatatttcgccaaaaaattctaatttaaaattatgcaaaaataataacaaagtaGTACTTTTATTTGAccgaaatgaaaatttttttaagtccgATTCATTAAATGTCGATGAAAATCAAAATTGTTCGGAGACATTCAATGCGAAAAATGAACTATCTTCAAAAAAAGCTTCTGTAACACTTAACATAGTAATGTCGCCTACAAAATCTACGAATTTAAATCAAACTAATGGCCCTAAGTCAccggaaaaatataaattagaatTAGACAAAAACGAAGTATCCATTTCATCTGATAACGATCAAAATACCTCTGAAAAAACAAAGTCCCCAACTGAAACACCCCATAAATTAACGTCTAATGAAAGTTTAATAATGCCTTTTTCAACTGTTAACAAATATAATAGTACCAGCTTATTTGACATCACATTAAAATCGGAAAGTTCTGATTCAAATTCCattttcaacaaagaaatatGCACCACATCTGACCACGATTTAAATACCTCTACAGATATATTTAAAGCAAATACAAATTCTTCTACTGAATTCTCCACCCATAAAGTAACTCCTAAAGAAAGTTTTGTAATGTCTCTTGATTCTACTGCTCACAGCTTATCTGACATAACATTAATACCGGAATGTTCTTCTTACTCAAGTTCCATTTGCAACATGGAAACATGTACCATATCTGATCACGACCCAAATACCTCTGAAACGTCTCATAAAGAAACTCACGAAGAAAGCTTTATATTTAATCTGGATAAAACTACTAACAAACATAATAGCACCAGCTTATCTGACATACCGTTAAAACTTAAATGTTCTTACTcaagttctattttaaataagGAAATATGTAATACATCTGACCACGACTTCAATGTCACCGCAAATACAAAGTCTTCTACTGAAACGTCTCATGAAAAATCTTTATTAACACCCAATGAAAGTTTTTTAATGCCTGTTGATCCAATAGTTAACAAACATAAAAGTACCAGCTTATCTGACACCACATCAAAACCAGAAAGTTCTGCTTACACAAGTTCAATTTATATTGAAGAGAGTTAATTTTCAGAATATTTACCAGAAACTTCAACCGATGTAAGTAAAGAGCCATTAAAGAACTGTAAAAACATTTCAGAGAATAATACATCTGTAGATGTAATTGATATGCCCATAAATGCAGAAAAAGTCGAAGTTCCACATTCTACAAATAGgtctaaaaaacatttttgtatattttgtaaaacgTTACAGTCAAAAATTAGTAGACATATATTTTTGAGGCATAAGGATGAAAAAGAAGTCAAAAAAGCTTCAATATTACCCAAAAAAAGTATGGaacgtttaaaaataattaatgaattaagaaaaaaaggtgATTTTTTACATAACACATCCTCGAATTTCAACAGCGGAATTTTAATTGTTAGTCGGCAACAACAGCGTAATATCAAAAATAAAGCTGATGATTATGTCTGCTGCACAAATTGTAAGGCTTATTTTTCTAAGAGAACGCTTCGAATTCACACTAAAAAATGCCTCCCCAATAAAAACAAACgcacaaattttattgaaagtcGAAGGTCAACGCAGTATATGCATTCGGTAGCCAATaaggttttaaaattaaaaatttttcctgTTTTGCGCGATGATACAATATCAAGGTCTGTGCGGTATGACGaactcattttaaaatttggtaacaaACTGACCGAGAAATATTCATCCGAGCATCAGCATGACATGATACGTGCAAACTTAAGATTACTTGGACGTTTTAAAATCGAGTTAAAACAATTAGATCCGGATATAAATGAGctaaaagatatttttaagCCACATTTATTTGATAAATGTGTTAAAGCCCTACGAACAGTGGCTCAATGGGATGAAGATTTAATGTGGTTCAAAACGCCCGCCGTAGCTCAAAACCTAACATCCTTGATAAAAAAATGTGGCAAAAAACAACGAGCTGAGTTTATTAAAGAAGAACGTGAAGACCTGAAAATTGATTTAGAGAATTTTCTTTTGCTTTGGGAAGAAGAAATTCCAacattgataaataaaaaagcgGTAGAAGACCAAAATAACAAAAGACGAGACAAGAAAGTTGTGTTACCTTCGAGAGaagatattaaaaaactacataCTTATTTAAAAGAACATATTATGAATGCTATGGAAACTCTTATGAATGGGTTTAGAATGTCAAGTTGGATGCAATTAGTTCAGActactttaatttttattcaaatatttaatcgCAGAAGAGCTGGAGAAATCGAAAGATTAACTATAGATAATTTTggaaacaaagaaaaaattactGATAACATTGATAAAGACAGTTTAAAAAACTTATCACAAGATTCAATAAAATTCGCAAAGCAGTTTGTAAGAATAACACTAAGGGGAAAACTTGGTAGAACCGTCAGTGTTTTATTATGCCCGATGTGTGTAAAAGCTATTGAACTTATTATAAACTTTAGAGGTGAGGCTGGAATAGCTGatggaaataaatacattttctgCAAACCATCCAGTTCAACGTTATCAAAAAAGTATCACAGAGCTTGCCCTTTATTagcaaaattttctgaagaatgCGGTGCAAAAATTCCTGAAAGCCTTAGGGGTACTACACTACGTAAGCATATAGCTACATATACCTCATTACTTAATGTTGAAGAGGCATCGGTCGATAGGCTGGCGAATTTTATGGGTCACCACAAAGATATACACAAAACAATATACCGAATGTCCGTTCCAGTGGCAGAAATTACTTGTGTATCCAAACTCTTAATGGCAGCTGTAGGCGAGGAAGATGAAATGGAAGATGAATATGGGGATGATGAAAACGTTGAGGAGGAGGAGGAAGAGGGTGAAGTTGTAGTTAACGATAGTATAGATAAAGATAATTCGGAAATTTCATTAGAAAACAGTCACACATCGAAATCGTCATCGAGCAAAAAACGTAGAAGCAGTAAGTATACTTTCGACATAACTACGAGCGTCgttattataacaaaaacataagtattttattcaattagaaatgaaaacaatttcaatactacaaaatttacttttacgCCATTATTtgtacaattagaaatttctgaaattgaattataacattttcacttgtatttcaaaagtttctaattgtatttcagaaatctATATctaattcatttgtatttcaaaaatttccaataacatttcaaatatttcgaaatataatagaaattttaaaatgtttgtagattttaatagtatttcagaagattttaatttaaattccaaattaccaattatattaacgaaattttacttaaaattctaGTATAGGTAAATTTTTGAAGTATGTACGttaacacaaataaatattatataagaACAACATACATGtctgttctgtaaatcgaatcGGTTTCAAAACTAAGAATTCGATTTTAAACAACCAATTTACTAGGATTCGGTTTACAGAACAGACCGgataatttaaaatcttttaattttattatattgtattaaTTTTGGCAATGAAGAGTACATccgatatatatattttttcttaattagcATCACCTTTCGGCAAAACCAAAAGAACCAGGTGGAACTCGGAGGAAAAAGAtgcaatatattcaatatttggagaTTTAAAAGATTTAGAAAGACTACCAAATCTTAAGGAATGCTTAAAAGCCATTCAGACATCGTCAGCACTTAAGAATAGAACGccacaacaaataaaaacttgGATAGACAATCAAAGGCGGTACAAAATGGACTAACGTAAGTTTAATGTCCCTATTACGGTTATCAACTCGACGTAGTTTTGTTGAAATTGaaacaacttaaattttttttggtattaggGATTACAACTAATTCCAGTTCAAATTGTATTTCTGTTCCGTAAATTCATTCGAAAtcgattataaataaattaaacaatttagaaatttacGCTTTTCATTTCTTTCCtaataatttatacaaaacaagtgttgtaattttttgacaaaaatttgtaataatctAAATATTGTTAGATGTAATCAAGTAGATTTAATAGTTTCGGCTTTTGAACCAACCAATTAATATATTTGGGACcttgaatttttaaagaaactattttttttatttttatttctttttttggcaaaaatataaaaattaaatatagcaATTACTTTGTACAAAAAACAGCAAGAAATAataattgattttgataaaataactaaaaatcaaGAGATGGATAGTAATTtctgacaaaaataaaaatccgaaattaattttttttttaatttttaatacaataatcATAACAGTTACGATCCCTGGTTGTAATAGTGACATGAAAGCAATAAATTGACATTTCGCTGTGGGCTATTATGAACAAAGTTAATATTTCTGGGAGGGGAAGACATTGTTCTATATAATCTAATAATCCAATACagcttttgaaaattttaaaacaaaataaaacataaatttatacaCATGTATTTATTAAGTTAACTAATttatcttttattatattttcagtTACAATTAAAGTGTATTTTCGCAGAAATTCTACGATGACTGgcgatatttttgaaggaaAACTAAATTCCTATATGATTTGTCTAGTGTACCATGGATCCTAATCGCTATATTTGtcgaaatttaatacaaaatttatataacaaaaatataaaagaataaaGTGTGAacacttttatagaaaatgtaaatttatacGATGTTTCAGTTTTTGtggttttaggaattttttttaaagaaaatttataaagaatcACTCGAATAGAGAGTTTTccgttatttttaataaattttctaaaagtatcatTTGAAGAACAAAAGGTATCAAAACTGcctttttataaattatcatTTAATTAGGATTTAGATAAATTATCATTTAGTTTAGTTAGTTTAATGTTTCTATGTTCAAAATTACAGATAATCCAAAAAATTTCCTTATAGATTTTCATCACTACCCTACATGTTAAATGTATATTAAGGACCctgttaaatattataaaaattcaaaatgaaaaaaaacctaaaagttCCCACATTTAGATTctaattcaatattaaaaatgacAAAATGAGTTTGCTACTCAATTAATGTTAAGTATATGTTTTGATTCCATATtatggaaaattcaaaaattatcatttgaggaacaaaaaagtatatacaaatttttaaattttattaaattaaagacCCCAAAGCTCTTTCTTAGCCATTACGATGAGAAAATAGTCCCAATAATATTTCAGACATATTTTTCACCTTTAGTagcattttcttttaatggattttattattttaaaggcTAATATTTGTTGGAATAATAATTATcttgaaaaatacaaatataaaaagatAGTGATCCGTAAGAGGCAAATTTTCGATTTCCTATAATAGGATATATTCCAATAACTTTTGAGTTGACATTCTGAagtgttcaaaatttttaatctaaatcaATTTTAGTATATCGaactcaatttaaatgaaaaaatgtttaatcctaatatcctaatatatattataaatttgtcTGTAAGTCTGTTTGTTTGTTAGCCAACAACGCCTAAACGGCTGGACCAATTTTCTTGGAATATAGATGGATTTGGAATATAGATAGATCTTTTATCTGAGCAGGTTTTAGGCTATAAATCTTTTTAAAGTTTGGACCGGATAATGGGAATAATGGGAGAAAAAACGGGCAAAAATAGTACTTAAATAGTAAAGGTTGTATTTTGTGTGTTATAAAGCTAAACTTATTATGAGATAGCTTGGTTAAGTTTTGAAAATACATATTGGAGGTTTTTCGTTCCCAAAGTTGTACCAAAACGGCATAAAAAGGGGGAAAGGGCAAAATATGTACCTTTATACTTATAACTGTTTCTCTTAGTTATtggaatatacataaatcttttATCTGCGTATGTTATAGGCAATacgtttttcccaaaatttggaTCAAAAGGGGATAAAATAGGGATAGTGGGAGAAAAAAATTGGCGAATTAGTACTTTTTTGCGTTAATACTATATTTTGTCTGTTCTAAATCTGAACTTATTACGATTTAGCTTAGTTAagtttccaaaatatatatttgatgtGCACTGTTTTCAAAGTTGTACCAAAAGGGGACAAAAATGGGGGAAGTACGAAAAAACGGGcaaaattggtacttttatcCCAAGAAGTGTTTTTGACAGTTATTGGAATATAGATGAATATTTAATCTGAGGAGTTTATAGGCAAtacactttttcaaaattttggacCAAAAGAGAACAAAAACCCGGGCAGCGCCGGGTATGAAAAGCTAGTACTTTAATAAATTGTCAATATATTCAGTTAGGTGATAGATATAATTTTTCAGCCGATAAGTGGAGgaaaaagaataaatttaagaaatgtgATTTTCGGATATAGACTTTATATGAGAGTTAGGACCAATAATTGACTTATCATCACAAGGCACATATTTGCAAATGCATATTAAACAGGGTGATAAATCAACCACCGGTTTTTGATATGTATACATAAGTGATTGGTATCATTGAAAAGATAAAATTCTAtagatttcatatttttaggaTCAATATTAGAAAGAACGCAAAAAGTACTATTGGAACgacgaaaaagtaccaaaaagtacctttaattATTTTCGCTTTTACTAAGGACCATGTATcccaaatttcatatttttacgatcaatataataaaaagtaccattggaacgaagaaaaagtacaaaaaatccCTTAAATATTCTTGCGTTTACTAAGGACCCTGTATACCaaatttcatattgttacgatcaatattataaaaaacgCAAAAATTATCATTGGAAcaacgaaaaagtaccaaaaaattcCCTTAAATATGTTCGGTTTTACTAAGGACCCTGTAtccaaaatttcatgtttttaggatcaatattataaataatgcaaaaagtaccattggaaggacgaaaaagtaccaaaaaatccGCTTAAATGTGTTCGCGTTTACTAAGGACCCTGTATCCCAAGTTTCATATTTTTAGaatcaatattataaaaaatgcaaaaagtatCCGTTTACTAAGGACCCTGTATCATAAATGTCATATTTTTAggattaatattataaaaaacgcaaaaagtaccattggaaggtcgaaaaagtaccaaaaaatccCCTTAAATATTTTCGTGTATATTAAGGATCCTGTAtcccaaattttatatttttaggatcaatgttataaaaaactcaaaaagtaCCTCAGGAaggacaaaaaagtaccaaaaaatccCTTAAATATTTTCTCGTCTACTAAGGACCTTGTATCCCAAATATCATGTTTTTAAgttcaatattataaaaaatgcaaaaagtaccattggaaggacgaaaaaagtaccaaaaaatccCTTTAAATCTTCGCGTTTACTAAGGACCCTGTATcccaaatttcatatttttaggatcaatattattaaaaacccAAAAGTATAACTGGATGgacgaaaaagtaccaaaaaattcCCTTAAATATTTGCGAGTTTACTAAGGACCCCTTATcccaaatttcatatttttaggatcaatattataaaaaatgcaaaaagtaccattggaaGGACGAAAGAGCACAAAAAAatcccttaaaatatttttgcgtttaCTAAGGACCCTGTATCCCAAATTTCATACTTTTAAgttcaatattataaaaattgcaaaaagtaccattggaaGGACGAAAAGCTACCAAAAAATCCGTTTAAATATGTTCGCGTTTACTAAGGACCCTGTATcctaaatttcatatttttagcatcaatattattaaaaacccAAAAAGTACCACTGGAAGGACgaaaaactaccaaaaaattccattaaatatttTCGAGTTTACTTAGGACCCTGTTTcccaaatttcatattcttaggataaatattataaaaaaggcaaaaagtaccattggatgggcgaaaaagtaccaaaaaattcCCTTAAATATTTTGGCGTTTACTAAGGACCCTGTATcccaaatttcatattcttagggccaatattattaaaaacgcaaaaagtaccaattaaagaatgaaaaagtaccaaaaaatccCCTTAGATATatttgaaaagtcgacttttaacttttaataaaattaaattgttgaaaaggggactttcaaaaaaaacttaaagttgactgtttatttaaaataactgcCTTTTGCGAGTTGTTCTTAGGCGACATGTAAAAAATACAACGCCgtcaaaatatattgaaaagtaTAAATTAATATGGCAACACAAAATATGTTATATGTTGCGCATATTTTGAGGACATGTCTTTAAAATATGCCCTACGTATATGAAAGACTTCAAAATATGCGCAACACATAAGAAGTTATACAATGACCGATTTTGAAGTTTATATGATAAAATTTCTgtgcatatatatatatatatatatatat belongs to Calliphora vicina chromosome 4, idCalVici1.1, whole genome shotgun sequence and includes:
- the LOC135957639 gene encoding uncharacterized protein LOC135957639, producing the protein MERLKIINELRKKGDFLHNTSSNFNSGILIVSRQQQRNIKNKADDYVCCTNCKAYFSKRTLRIHTKKCLPNKNKRTNFIESRRSTQYMHSVANKVLKLKIFPVLRDDTISRSVRYDELILKFGNKLTEKYSSEHQHDMIRANLRLLGRFKIELKQLDPDINELKDIFKPHLFDKCVKALRTVAQWDEDLMWFKTPAVAQNLTSLIKKCGKKQRAEFIKEEREDLKIDLENFLLLWEEEIPTLINKKAVEDQNNKRRDKKVVLPSREDIKKLHTYLKEHIMNAMETLMNGFRMSSWMQLVQTTLIFIQIFNRRRAGEIERLTIDNFGNKEKITDNIDKDSLKNLSQDSIKFAKQFVRITLRGKLGRTVSVLLCPMCVKAIELIINFRGEAGIADGNKYIFCKPSSSTLSKKYHRACPLLAKFSEECGAKIPESLRGTTLRKHIATYTSLLNVEEASVDRLANFMGHHKDIHKTIYRMSVPVAEITCVSKLLMAAVGEEDEMEDEYGDDENVEEEEEEGEVVVNDSIDKDNSEISLENSHTSKSSSSKKRRSTSPFGKTKRTRWNSEEKDAIYSIFGDLKDLERLPNLKECLKAIQTSSALKNRTPQQIKTWIDNQRRYKMD